One window from the genome of Pseudanabaena yagii GIHE-NHR1 encodes:
- a CDS encoding PAS domain S-box protein — protein sequence MSKVSHLTPQDLQSAIARNFLTITSDQSVRSAITMMGETGESCVLVLQRSESDCTDLASHDLLGIVTERDIIHVSLQSTPLEQISVRTIMSQPVITISESSLDDLQAVVLLFQQHHIQHLPVLDGDRVVGILDKNRLTDLLAQSFLDNREIRKIESSRQASDLQSSSLAAAAPVAIFKFDEIFHCTYVNDRWSEMSGRPKESALGNGWIDSLHPDDRDSLLAQWSQDYTQSNFNDRVIVHSEGRHLRPDGSTNWFYVQVVQEIDSDNNVVGYVGTLTDITSRKQAEIALQKSEQRYRALMDGASDAIFLSDTQGYGITANQQAEILLGYSREEIKNLHMSLIHPPESLEAVTAHFTQIVQNESATSLETLVVRKDGSLIPVDITARIIELEGEHIVQAIFRDISARKCIEEELAKSEAKFRHLVEGVNDLIWSADQDGVFTYLSPQFKDIFGWEPSEWIGKSMIGLIHAEDLPSLADYIQNSRAGQRSNKAEFRHLHQNGLYIWVKVHSTSILDSEGRVIGYQGVLTDINDRKNSEEALRVSEEMFRSAFDKTAIGMSLVSPEGRFIKVNAAICNFFGYSEAELLQLSFQDITHPDDLSNSVELVRKLIADEIQNHSFEKRYYTKQGQVVWGFISISIVRDIHRNPLYLVAQIQDISDRKQAELQLQNISTRLEVALQAARIGIWEWDVVTGDLIWDERMYEFYGVNPAKKITAETWMNRIHPEDISNALEDSRQALAGAKEYDSEFRVLLPDGSSRYLQSHAIVQRDTQDNPLRMIGVNYDITQQKQAELKLRESEIRFRRVFESSVVGMLFADFQGHILEANDRFLEMIGYTREELLSGSIHWDDLTPPEHVANDLIAIEQLQQHGVINPWEKEYYRKDGSRVAVLIGAALLPDTHDQTICIVMDISDRKHAEEILAQYTYEVEDLYNNAPCGYHSLDPNGRYIRVNETELQWLGYKREEMIGQPLIKFFTEDSCQAFFRNYQVFLEQGAIKNAEYDLICKDGAILPVMISATAVKDEQGNYLYNRATMVDIRDRKQSELALRESQRFIQQIADASPNILYLYDIQEHRNIYTNREIFTTLGYSSAEIQAMGANFIQQLLHPDDLKETLPNYYQRIQGAKDGEVIETEYRMRHANGEWRWLFSRDSVFSRDADGQVKQTIGTAEDITEWKQLQQEQNRLISILEASTDYISMIDANGNVFWKNAQLKSLCGIDPYAEEVVQFKISDCHPQWVADLIFQEGFPAAIATGSWLGETAILDSQGQEIPVSQLILSHKSPQGEVEFFSFIMRDMRVQKEYEQRLEKTNAELMRATQLKNEFLATMSHELRTPLNAILGMTESLKEQIFGMVNERQLQALQTVERSGMHLLELINDILDVAKIEAGQIELNYTPTSITYLCQSSLAFIRQQANHKNIKINVQIPTMCSDILVDERRMRQVLINLLNNAVKFTPEGGNVTLAVRRTANQEDTKPASWIQFSVADTGIGISRDKIPRLFQPFMQIDSSLNRKYAGTGLGLVLVKRIVELHGGKVRLTSELDVGSCFDIFIPYIPESSNTKLANGATQPTIYFESNGGSQPEIASETITETLAIAPTSSPTILIVEDNEANINTLANYLEAKGYQLLLARDGLSAITMATNHHPDLILMDIQMPVMDGLESTKQIRRNPELVNIPIIALTALAMPDDREKCIEAGVNDYLTKPVKLKQLHTLIQQLLT from the coding sequence ATGAGCAAGGTAAGTCACTTAACCCCCCAAGATTTACAATCTGCGATCGCCCGTAATTTTTTGACAATTACATCGGATCAGTCTGTGAGATCTGCGATCACCATGATGGGGGAAACGGGGGAAAGTTGCGTATTGGTGTTGCAGCGTAGTGAGTCGGATTGCACTGACCTCGCTAGTCATGACTTGCTGGGGATTGTGACTGAAAGAGACATTATTCACGTTAGTCTTCAGTCTACTCCGCTCGAGCAAATATCGGTGCGGACAATAATGAGTCAGCCAGTCATTACCATATCAGAATCGAGCTTGGATGATTTACAAGCTGTAGTTCTGTTGTTTCAGCAGCATCACATTCAGCATTTACCTGTGTTAGATGGCGATCGCGTGGTGGGGATATTAGACAAAAATCGACTCACCGATCTATTAGCCCAAAGTTTTTTGGACAATAGGGAGATTAGAAAAATAGAATCATCTAGACAAGCAAGTGATCTCCAGTCCTCAAGCTTAGCTGCTGCTGCTCCAGTTGCTATTTTCAAATTTGACGAAATATTTCACTGTACCTATGTTAACGATCGCTGGAGTGAAATGAGTGGTCGCCCCAAAGAATCCGCTTTGGGAAATGGATGGATAGACTCTTTACATCCTGATGATCGTGATTCTCTGCTTGCTCAATGGAGTCAAGACTATACTCAATCTAATTTCAATGATCGCGTAATTGTGCATAGTGAGGGGCGGCATCTACGACCAGATGGCAGTACGAATTGGTTTTATGTGCAAGTTGTGCAGGAAATTGATAGTGACAATAATGTAGTTGGCTATGTTGGGACATTAACAGATATCACATCGCGCAAACAGGCTGAAATTGCTCTCCAAAAAAGTGAACAACGTTACCGTGCTCTGATGGATGGTGCTAGCGATGCGATTTTTTTGTCAGATACTCAGGGTTACGGCATTACCGCCAATCAACAGGCAGAGATTCTCTTAGGCTACAGCCGTGAGGAAATCAAAAATCTGCATATGTCCCTGATTCATCCACCTGAATCTCTCGAAGCTGTGACAGCACATTTTACGCAAATTGTCCAAAATGAATCAGCTACAAGTCTTGAAACTTTGGTAGTTCGGAAAGATGGCAGCCTGATCCCTGTCGATATCACAGCTAGAATCATTGAATTAGAAGGTGAGCACATAGTTCAAGCAATTTTTAGAGATATCAGTGCGCGTAAATGTATTGAAGAGGAGTTAGCTAAGAGTGAAGCAAAGTTTCGGCACTTGGTGGAAGGAGTTAATGACTTAATTTGGTCTGCGGATCAAGATGGTGTATTTACTTATCTATCGCCACAATTTAAAGATATCTTTGGTTGGGAGCCTAGTGAATGGATTGGGAAATCAATGATTGGGCTTATACATGCGGAGGATCTTCCGTCGCTAGCTGATTATATCCAAAATTCTAGAGCTGGTCAGAGATCAAATAAAGCTGAGTTTCGCCATCTTCATCAAAATGGATTGTATATATGGGTAAAAGTCCATTCTACATCCATTCTTGATTCTGAAGGGAGAGTGATTGGTTATCAAGGTGTTTTGACCGATATTAATGATCGCAAAAATTCCGAGGAAGCCCTTCGAGTAAGTGAAGAGATGTTCCGTAGTGCCTTTGACAAGACTGCTATCGGGATGTCATTAGTATCCCCCGAAGGCAGATTTATCAAGGTCAATGCGGCGATCTGTAATTTTTTCGGCTACAGCGAAGCTGAACTGCTGCAATTGTCATTTCAAGATATAACCCATCCCGATGATCTATCCAACAGTGTGGAACTTGTAAGGAAATTAATTGCAGATGAGATTCAGAATCATTCCTTTGAAAAGCGATATTACACTAAGCAAGGACAGGTTGTTTGGGGCTTTATCAGTATCTCAATAGTAAGAGATATACATAGAAACCCCCTCTATCTAGTAGCTCAAATTCAAGATATTAGCGATCGCAAACAAGCCGAACTCCAATTACAAAATATCTCCACTCGCCTAGAAGTTGCCTTGCAAGCAGCTCGCATCGGTATTTGGGAATGGGATGTCGTAACTGGTGATTTAATCTGGGATGAGCGAATGTACGAGTTTTATGGCGTAAATCCTGCTAAAAAAATTACTGCTGAAACATGGATGAATAGAATCCATCCCGAAGACATCTCGAATGCTCTAGAGGATTCGAGACAAGCTCTTGCAGGTGCAAAAGAATATGACTCGGAGTTTCGAGTACTATTGCCCGATGGAAGTTCTCGTTATCTGCAATCTCATGCGATCGTTCAACGAGATACCCAAGATAATCCTCTCAGAATGATCGGAGTCAATTATGACATTACACAACAGAAGCAAGCCGAACTCAAGTTACGAGAAAGTGAAATCCGTTTCCGTCGCGTGTTTGAGTCTAGCGTCGTAGGAATGTTATTTGCTGATTTTCAGGGGCATATACTGGAAGCAAATGATCGCTTTCTAGAAATGATTGGTTACACCAGAGAGGAATTACTTTCAGGGTCAATTCATTGGGATGATCTTACTCCTCCTGAACATGTAGCTAATGACCTAATCGCAATCGAGCAGCTCCAACAGCATGGTGTGATCAATCCTTGGGAAAAAGAATATTATCGTAAAGATGGTAGTCGAGTTGCTGTGTTAATTGGTGCAGCCCTGCTTCCAGATACCCATGATCAAACTATTTGTATCGTTATGGATATTAGCGATCGCAAACATGCCGAAGAGATATTGGCGCAATATACCTATGAAGTAGAAGATCTATACAATAATGCGCCCTGTGGATATCATTCACTCGATCCCAATGGTAGATATATTCGTGTCAATGAGACAGAGTTACAGTGGTTAGGATATAAACGAGAGGAAATGATTGGGCAACCTCTGATTAAATTTTTTACAGAAGATAGCTGTCAAGCCTTCTTTAGGAATTATCAGGTTTTCCTAGAGCAGGGGGCGATCAAAAATGCCGAATATGACTTGATTTGCAAGGATGGGGCAATTCTCCCCGTCATGATCAGTGCAACTGCTGTCAAAGATGAGCAGGGCAACTATTTGTATAATCGAGCAACGATGGTGGATATTCGCGATCGCAAGCAATCGGAACTAGCCTTGAGAGAAAGTCAGCGATTTATTCAACAGATCGCCGATGCCTCACCCAATATCCTCTATCTCTACGATATCCAAGAACATCGTAATATCTACACTAACCGCGAGATTTTTACGACCTTAGGCTATTCATCCGCAGAAATCCAAGCGATGGGAGCGAACTTTATCCAACAGTTACTCCATCCTGATGATTTAAAAGAAACTCTCCCAAATTACTATCAACGCATACAGGGTGCTAAGGATGGGGAAGTCATAGAAACTGAATATCGGATGAGACATGCCAATGGGGAATGGCGTTGGCTTTTTAGCCGTGATTCTGTCTTTAGTCGCGATGCAGATGGACAGGTAAAGCAGACAATCGGCACTGCGGAAGATATTACCGAATGGAAGCAACTTCAACAAGAGCAAAATCGTCTAATTTCTATTCTCGAAGCTTCAACTGATTACATCAGCATGATCGATGCAAATGGCAATGTCTTCTGGAAAAATGCCCAGTTAAAAAGTCTCTGTGGAATTGACCCATACGCAGAAGAAGTCGTGCAGTTTAAGATCTCTGACTGTCATCCTCAATGGGTAGCTGACTTGATTTTCCAAGAAGGATTTCCTGCGGCGATCGCTACAGGTAGTTGGCTGGGAGAGACTGCTATATTGGATTCCCAAGGACAGGAAATACCCGTTTCTCAGCTCATTCTCTCCCATAAATCCCCTCAAGGCGAAGTCGAGTTTTTCTCGTTTATTATGCGGGATATGCGAGTCCAAAAAGAATACGAACAAAGGCTAGAGAAAACCAATGCGGAACTAATGCGAGCAACTCAACTTAAAAATGAGTTTTTGGCAACAATGAGCCATGAATTGCGGACTCCCCTTAATGCGATTTTGGGTATGACAGAGAGCCTGAAAGAACAAATATTTGGAATGGTTAATGAGCGCCAACTCCAAGCTCTACAGACTGTGGAACGGAGCGGTATGCACCTGCTGGAATTGATCAATGATATCCTTGATGTTGCAAAAATTGAAGCAGGACAGATCGAATTAAACTATACCCCAACTTCCATCACTTATCTTTGTCAGTCCAGTCTTGCTTTTATCAGACAGCAAGCCAATCATAAGAACATTAAGATTAATGTACAAATTCCGACCATGTGCTCAGATATTCTTGTCGATGAGCGACGAATGCGCCAAGTACTAATCAACTTGCTAAATAATGCTGTGAAATTTACCCCAGAAGGTGGAAATGTCACTTTAGCAGTGCGTAGAACAGCAAACCAAGAAGATACTAAACCTGCCTCTTGGATTCAGTTTTCGGTGGCAGATACAGGTATTGGTATTTCTCGTGACAAAATCCCTAGGCTATTTCAACCATTTATGCAAATTGATAGTTCGCTAAATCGCAAGTACGCAGGAACAGGCTTGGGACTTGTGCTAGTCAAGCGCATTGTCGAACTTCATGGTGGTAAGGTACGCCTAACTAGCGAATTAGATGTGGGTAGCTGCTTTGATATCTTCATTCCCTATATTCCTGAATCATCCAACACCAAATTAGCTAATGGGGCAACCCAACCTACAATATATTTTGAGTCCAATGGTGGTAGCCAACCTGAAATAGCTTCTGAAACAATTACTGAGACCTTGGCGATCGCACCAACATCATCTCCAACTATTCTGATCGTGGAGGATAATGAGGCTAATATAAATACTCTCGCTAATTATCTTGAAGCTAAGGGGTACCAACTTCTCTTAGCGAGAGACGGGTTATCTGCGATTACTATGGCAACCAACCATCATCCTGACTTAATTTTGATGGATATTCAAATGCCAGTGATGGATGGACTAGAATCAACTAAGCAGATTCGTCGCAATCCTGAATTAGTAAATATTCCGATTATTGCACTGACCGCTTTGGCAATGCCCGATGATCGCGAAAAATGTATAGAGGCAGGTGTTAATGATTACCTTACGAAACCCGTAAAATTAAAGCAACTACATACCTTAATTCAGCAACTATTAACTTAA
- a CDS encoding PAS domain-containing hybrid sensor histidine kinase/response regulator, giving the protein MYISKKIVYGYTIALSMTFLGSTTGFVIGNYYHQEALQRNQTISQERRFLDALKISILDNRPAKQLSQHFQRPEELHDESKKLLEHIQKVLTILETHNASGKPSTIVGLQPLLEENEVFVRQLKQDTQKVITKLEPLAASPQTLRVAELQLEKIFENANFVKFMDLSDRLDPYMQLLEQREIEVDLALSQAKVLRIQIVMVSLILSVMIAALFTKYISNAIAIEQAANYQKLQDQLVQREEAEAALQKSEAHSRAVLSALPDLIFRVDQDGIYRDFFTVPRDFALVAAETNLTGLSMASVLPEELAERQWYHLRQALATGDLQVYEQQLQISDRLQYEEVRVIKSGEDEVLFMIRNISDRKQMEASLRESELTNRIIVETMPDLLIKMDVEGRYLQISGGKNVHVKEPCQSPDITELFSILPPDKAEQRLDYAKKAIATGSLQIYEQIFDFDGTPLYEEVRIAPLNDREVLIIIRDITDRKLAEQQLQQLNQALEAKVVERTAALQRTNEELIRATRLKDEFLANMSHELRTPLNAILGMTEGLLEQVYGVANERQTRALKTIERSSSHLLELINEILDLAKIESGQIELDCTSFSIKSLCQSSLVFVRQQAMKKNIQLETRFLHNLPNLIADERRIRQVLINLLNNAVKFTPERGVITLTVKPAPDQDLAAEHKLQISISDTGIGISPENIQKLFQPFVQIDSALNRRYEGTGLGLVLVKRIVELHGGSVSLTSKLGVGSCFTIELPYSVDFRNPHIKVEKAIPQIEATTISDIKCRAHSPIVLLAEDNEANVHSIANYLEADGYQVLIAKDGLEAIAITQTQHPDLILMDIQMPSMDGIEATKQIRRDPTLVNIPIIAMTALAMTGDREKCLDAGANEYLTKPVRLKMLSQKIQAFLDI; this is encoded by the coding sequence ATGTATATAAGCAAAAAAATAGTTTATGGATATACGATCGCCCTAAGTATGACCTTCTTGGGTTCGACGACTGGTTTTGTAATTGGTAATTACTATCATCAAGAAGCTCTCCAAAGAAACCAAACAATATCTCAAGAACGGAGATTTCTGGATGCTCTCAAAATCAGCATTTTGGATAATCGTCCTGCCAAACAGCTATCCCAGCATTTCCAACGTCCAGAGGAGTTGCATGATGAGAGCAAGAAATTGCTTGAGCATATTCAAAAAGTTCTGACCATTTTAGAAACTCATAACGCTTCAGGCAAACCATCGACGATAGTAGGACTACAGCCGTTATTAGAAGAGAATGAGGTTTTCGTCAGACAATTAAAGCAAGATACCCAAAAAGTAATTACCAAATTAGAGCCATTGGCTGCGTCACCCCAAACCCTAAGAGTGGCAGAATTGCAGTTAGAAAAAATCTTTGAGAATGCGAACTTTGTGAAGTTTATGGATCTAAGCGATCGCTTAGATCCATATATGCAATTGCTAGAGCAGCGAGAAATTGAAGTGGATCTGGCGCTATCGCAAGCTAAGGTACTGCGGATTCAAATAGTGATGGTGAGCTTGATACTGTCAGTGATGATCGCCGCCTTATTTACTAAATACATTAGTAATGCGATCGCCATTGAGCAGGCTGCCAATTATCAAAAGTTGCAAGATCAATTGGTACAGCGCGAAGAAGCAGAAGCCGCCTTACAAAAGAGCGAAGCCCATAGTCGTGCTGTCCTATCTGCGCTTCCCGATCTGATATTTCGTGTGGATCAGGATGGGATTTATCGAGATTTTTTTACTGTGCCCCGTGACTTTGCGCTCGTTGCCGCAGAAACTAATCTCACGGGGCTATCTATGGCTAGTGTTTTGCCTGAGGAGTTAGCTGAGCGGCAGTGGTATCACCTGCGCCAAGCCCTAGCTACAGGTGATTTGCAAGTCTATGAGCAGCAACTGCAAATCAGCGATCGCCTCCAATATGAGGAGGTCAGAGTGATCAAAAGTGGCGAAGATGAAGTCCTATTTATGATCCGTAACATTAGCGATCGCAAACAAATGGAAGCCTCGCTGCGGGAAAGTGAGTTGACAAACCGCATTATCGTAGAAACCATGCCAGATCTATTAATTAAGATGGATGTGGAGGGTCGATATCTTCAGATTTCAGGTGGTAAAAATGTGCATGTAAAAGAACCATGCCAATCACCTGATATAACAGAACTCTTCAGCATTTTGCCACCTGACAAGGCAGAACAACGTCTTGACTATGCGAAAAAGGCGATCGCTACTGGAAGCTTACAGATTTATGAGCAAATCTTTGATTTTGACGGCACACCACTGTACGAAGAGGTTCGCATTGCCCCCCTCAATGATCGAGAAGTGCTAATTATTATTCGTGACATTACCGATCGCAAACTTGCTGAGCAACAACTCCAACAACTCAACCAAGCACTGGAAGCTAAAGTGGTAGAACGCACAGCAGCATTACAAAGAACAAATGAAGAGCTAATTCGCGCCACCCGCCTCAAGGATGAATTTCTAGCTAATATGAGCCATGAACTCCGCACTCCTCTCAATGCAATTTTGGGTATGACTGAGGGGCTACTGGAGCAAGTCTATGGTGTTGCCAATGAGCGTCAAACCAGAGCATTAAAAACTATTGAACGTAGTAGCTCTCATTTACTGGAGTTAATTAACGAAATCCTTGACCTAGCCAAAATTGAATCAGGACAAATAGAGCTAGATTGCACATCATTTTCTATTAAAAGTCTTTGTCAATCTAGTTTAGTCTTTGTCAGGCAACAGGCGATGAAGAAGAATATTCAACTAGAGACTAGATTCTTACACAATTTGCCTAACCTGATTGCTGATGAACGGCGCATTCGTCAGGTATTGATTAATTTATTGAATAATGCCGTCAAATTCACTCCAGAGAGGGGAGTGATTACGCTCACAGTCAAGCCTGCTCCAGATCAAGATTTAGCTGCTGAGCATAAACTCCAGATTTCCATAAGTGATACGGGGATAGGTATTTCCCCAGAAAACATCCAAAAACTCTTTCAACCATTTGTCCAAATCGATAGTGCTTTAAATAGACGCTACGAAGGAACGGGATTAGGACTAGTCTTAGTCAAAAGAATTGTCGAATTGCATGGTGGTAGTGTCAGCTTAACTAGTAAATTGGGAGTAGGTAGTTGTTTCACCATTGAATTGCCCTACAGCGTTGATTTCCGTAATCCTCACATCAAGGTGGAAAAGGCAATACCCCAAATAGAAGCAACTACTATCTCTGACATCAAATGTCGAGCGCATTCTCCCATTGTCCTATTGGCAGAGGATAACGAAGCGAATGTTCACAGTATCGCAAACTATCTAGAAGCGGATGGTTATCAAGTTTTGATTGCTAAGGATGGATTAGAGGCGATCGCAATTACCCAAACTCAGCACCCAGATTTGATTTTGATGGATATTCAAATGCCATCTATGGACGGAATCGAGGCAACCAAACAAATTCGACGCGATCCCACTTTGGTGAATATTCCGATTATTGCGATGACGGCTTTAGCAATGACAGGCGATCGCGAAAAATGCCTAGATGCGGGTGCGAATGAATATCTGACTAAACCTGTGAGACTAAAAATGTTATCCCAAAAGATACAGGCTTTCTTAGATATATAG
- a CDS encoding ABC transporter substrate-binding protein — MKSKFLRIFSLIIFTCLTAIAIKACSLNNEVTLKPFKVGLNSWPGYQIALYAKEAGLFRKHGLDVEFIRFINQQDNIRATMRGAQDVSFVPLPEVMQVDTAQDKPVFVMVVDISSGSDGIAARPEIKSVKDLKGKKVSAKLSTVSHLVLLEALKANQLKPEDVEIVDVINERGANMLKKGDISASTLWEPLMTDVAKAVGGKVIHTTADVDSVVIDGLATRSSIISSKQDELVRFIETWFDVMKAVETKPQEVFASVAKQLGVTTEVFTTDYQGLKKGDLAMNRRMFEGGRLSEAYQQTRQLLLSDPRHGRNIREDVEINAAPITKATKNWKI; from the coding sequence ATGAAATCTAAATTCTTAAGAATATTCTCGCTGATTATATTTACTTGCTTAACTGCGATCGCGATCAAAGCTTGTAGCTTAAATAATGAAGTTACCCTGAAACCATTTAAGGTGGGTCTCAACAGTTGGCCAGGCTATCAAATTGCCTTATATGCCAAAGAAGCAGGACTATTTCGCAAACATGGCTTAGATGTAGAATTTATCCGTTTTATCAATCAGCAAGACAATATTCGGGCAACCATGCGGGGCGCACAGGATGTGAGCTTTGTCCCTTTACCTGAGGTAATGCAGGTAGATACGGCTCAGGACAAGCCCGTGTTTGTGATGGTAGTTGATATTTCCTCTGGCTCTGATGGGATCGCGGCAAGACCAGAAATTAAATCTGTCAAGGATTTAAAGGGCAAAAAAGTTAGCGCCAAGCTCAGTACTGTTTCTCATTTGGTCTTGTTGGAAGCACTGAAGGCAAATCAACTGAAACCTGAAGATGTTGAAATTGTCGATGTGATTAATGAAAGGGGCGCAAATATGCTCAAAAAGGGCGATATTAGTGCCTCGACCCTATGGGAACCGCTCATGACCGATGTGGCAAAAGCTGTTGGCGGTAAAGTGATTCATACGACTGCGGATGTGGATAGCGTTGTCATTGATGGATTGGCAACCCGTTCTAGCATCATTAGTAGCAAACAAGATGAGTTAGTCAGATTTATCGAGACTTGGTTTGATGTGATGAAAGCCGTAGAAACTAAGCCACAGGAAGTTTTTGCCTCCGTTGCCAAGCAATTGGGTGTCACCACTGAAGTATTTACCACTGACTATCAAGGGCTGAAAAAAGGAGACCTAGCAATGAATCGTCGGATGTTTGAGGGTGGACGTTTAAGTGAGGCTTATCAGCAAACTCGTCAATTGTTGTTATCTGATCCCCGTCATGGTCGCAACATTCGTGAAGATGTCGAAATTAATGCTGCACCAATCACCAAAGCAACTAAAAACTGGAAAATATAG